Proteins encoded within one genomic window of Flavobacterium sp. NG2:
- a CDS encoding type IX secretion system membrane protein PorP/SprF, which yields MRNKLSILVLMLLTSISYAQQDSQFTQYMYNTMAVNPAYAGMREKMSIFALHRTQWVGLEGAPTTNNVSLHTPINGGDMGFGVSILNDKIGPSDETDIGVNFSYNIQTSERYKLAFGLKASVNLLDIDFNKLTYLTPDNSFEASIDNKFSPNIGAGIYFYSDNTYIGLSIPNFIETKHFDRYAGNGSVSYIAKERLHYFLTAGHVFDLTGDIKFKPAILTKMTQGAPLQVDASLNFMFNEKFVLGAAYRWSAALSGMAGFQITDGWFVGYSYDFETTRLAHFNKGSHEIFLRYELFNKYDRIVSPRFF from the coding sequence ATGAGAAATAAATTATCAATACTGGTTTTAATGCTTCTTACAAGCATTAGCTACGCTCAACAAGATTCACAGTTTACGCAATATATGTACAATACTATGGCAGTCAATCCTGCCTATGCTGGAATGAGAGAAAAAATGAGCATTTTTGCATTACACCGCACCCAATGGGTAGGCTTGGAAGGAGCGCCTACTACTAATAATGTATCGTTACATACACCTATCAATGGGGGGGATATGGGGTTTGGTGTTTCTATTCTGAATGATAAAATTGGCCCTTCTGATGAAACGGATATAGGTGTTAATTTCTCTTACAATATTCAAACTTCAGAAAGATATAAATTAGCATTTGGATTAAAAGCTTCGGTCAATCTATTGGATATTGATTTTAATAAATTGACTTATTTGACACCAGATAATAGTTTCGAAGCGAGTATTGATAATAAATTTTCGCCCAACATAGGAGCTGGAATTTACTTTTATTCCGATAACACATATATTGGTTTGTCTATTCCTAATTTTATCGAAACCAAACATTTTGATAGATATGCAGGTAATGGCTCAGTTAGCTATATCGCTAAAGAACGTTTGCATTATTTTTTAACAGCTGGACACGTTTTTGACTTAACTGGTGATATTAAATTTAAGCCAGCCATTTTGACCAAAATGACACAAGGAGCTCCTCTGCAAGTAGATGCATCTCTTAATTTTATGTTTAATGAGAAATTTGTTTTAGGAGCAGCATACCGATGGAGTGCGGCACTTAGTGGTATGGCAGGCTTTCAAATCACTGACGGATGGTTCGTAGGATATAGTTATGATTTTGAAACAACACGTTTGGCTCATTTTAACAAAGGGTCTCATGAGATTTTCTTACGATATGAGTTGTTTAATAAATACGATCGAATTGTTTCTCCTCGATTCTTCTAA
- a CDS encoding OmpA family protein, with amino-acid sequence MKNYIYITFLLVVFTKGFAQKASVAAADKKYERFAYIDAIATYERIAAKGYKDEKMFQKLGNAYYFNAELGKAEKWYTELFDMNKDQTGEYCYRYAQCLKSIGDYKKADKILELYTKKSGNDQRAKLFANDKNYLEEIKENSGRFAIEDAGINSGFSDYGTTFLGDKLIFASSREVVGASKKVFTWTNQAFTNLYASKVSPEGRLEEPVLFDNKINSKFHESTPVFTSDGKTMYFTRNNFIDGKKGKNSERVTLLKIYKATWEDNEWKNVVELPFNSDDYSVAHPALSIDEKELYFASNMPGTVGQSDLFKVSINNDGTYSTPVNLGVGINTEGRETFPFISDDNKLYFSSDGRPGLGGLDVYVSKIEGTSFGKVENIGAPINGTQDDFGFFMDSKSKVGFFTSNRAGGKGYDDIYKFSEIRCSQVLMGAITDLETKMPIPNAKVSLFDRNNQIIGTTSANASGDYHFDVECGKTYTVRAEKPHYETNEASVEVPKVNGKINQPIALNKEGCELTVGVDLAKCFGIKMIYFDLDKSNIRKDAAIDLEKILDVMLQYPQIKIDIRSHTDSRQTFKYNESLSDRRAKSTMAWLISKGVRADRLTAKGYGEYQLINKCADGVECTEEEHQLNRRSEFIVISID; translated from the coding sequence ATGAAAAATTATATATACATCACTTTTTTATTAGTTGTTTTTACTAAAGGTTTTGCTCAGAAAGCTAGTGTCGCAGCTGCAGATAAAAAATACGAACGCTTTGCTTATATTGATGCTATCGCTACCTATGAACGTATTGCTGCAAAAGGATATAAAGATGAAAAGATGTTTCAAAAATTAGGAAACGCTTATTATTTTAATGCCGAATTAGGTAAGGCTGAAAAATGGTACACGGAGTTGTTTGATATGAATAAAGATCAAACAGGTGAGTATTGTTACCGTTATGCTCAATGTTTAAAGTCAATTGGGGATTATAAAAAGGCTGATAAGATTTTAGAACTTTATACTAAAAAATCAGGAAACGATCAGAGAGCAAAATTATTCGCGAATGATAAAAACTATTTAGAAGAGATAAAAGAAAATTCGGGTCGTTTTGCTATTGAAGATGCAGGAATTAATTCTGGTTTTTCAGATTATGGTACGACTTTCTTGGGTGATAAATTAATTTTTGCTTCTTCAAGAGAAGTAGTGGGGGCTTCTAAAAAGGTTTTTACTTGGACCAATCAAGCTTTTACAAATTTATATGCTTCAAAGGTTAGTCCAGAAGGAAGATTAGAAGAACCAGTACTTTTTGACAATAAAATTAATTCTAAATTCCACGAATCAACTCCTGTTTTTACAAGTGATGGGAAAACGATGTATTTCACACGAAACAACTTCATTGATGGTAAAAAAGGGAAGAACAGTGAACGTGTAACCTTATTGAAAATTTACAAAGCCACATGGGAAGATAATGAATGGAAAAATGTAGTGGAATTACCATTTAATAGCGATGATTATAGTGTCGCACATCCAGCATTAAGTATCGATGAAAAAGAATTGTATTTTGCCTCCAATATGCCAGGAACAGTTGGGCAATCGGATTTATTTAAGGTAAGTATTAATAATGATGGGACTTATTCAACTCCAGTTAATTTAGGTGTTGGGATTAATACTGAAGGAAGAGAAACATTCCCTTTTATTTCAGATGATAATAAATTGTATTTTTCGTCAGATGGACGTCCAGGGTTAGGAGGTTTAGATGTCTATGTTTCCAAAATAGAAGGTACTAGTTTTGGTAAGGTGGAAAATATCGGTGCGCCTATCAATGGAACACAGGATGATTTTGGTTTCTTTATGGACAGTAAAAGTAAAGTTGGTTTTTTTACTTCGAATAGAGCTGGCGGAAAAGGATACGATGATATATATAAGTTTAGCGAAATCAGATGTAGTCAAGTGCTGATGGGAGCGATTACTGATTTAGAAACAAAGATGCCTATACCTAATGCCAAAGTGAGTTTGTTTGATAGAAACAATCAAATCATTGGGACCACTTCTGCTAATGCTTCGGGTGATTATCACTTTGATGTGGAATGTGGAAAAACATATACTGTAAGAGCTGAAAAACCGCATTATGAAACTAATGAGGCATCTGTGGAGGTGCCAAAGGTTAATGGTAAAATTAATCAACCTATTGCCTTAAACAAGGAGGGTTGTGAATTAACGGTTGGAGTTGATTTAGCGAAGTGTTTTGGAATTAAAATGATTTATTTTGATTTGGATAAATCCAATATTCGAAAAGATGCGGCTATCGATTTAGAAAAAATATTAGATGTAATGCTTCAATATCCGCAAATTAAAATTGATATCCGTTCGCATACTGACAGCCGTCAAACATTTAAATATAACGAGTCATTATCAGACCGAAGAGCTAAATCTACTATGGCTTGGTTAATCAGTAAAGGCGTTAGGGCAGATAGATTAACAGCAAAAGGATACGGAGAGTATCAGCTGATTAATAAATGTGCTGATGGAGTTGAATGTACCGAAGAAGAACATCAACTAAACAGACGTAGTGAGTTTATCGTAATTTCGATAGACTAA